In Euphorbia lathyris chromosome 10, ddEupLath1.1, whole genome shotgun sequence, a single genomic region encodes these proteins:
- the LOC136208067 gene encoding mitochondrial fission protein ELM1-like isoform X1 has product MRPLRIPSPPTGESPVLPGIFKGIIRRAIVIGNGFAGAENQCIGLVRALGLTSRYSLRRIIRPRGGINRWLHWLPVSIHKRVDFLIRRIYGESWRYGVNVNRKQVVPFSSEKFDVLDADAKQIASMARDSFDREGPLLVVASGRDTIPTASSIKLLAPDNVFVVQIQHPRSQLNKFDLVITPRHDYYPLTPQAQEQIPFLFRRWITPREPPDRHVVLTVGALHRADSAALKSAASIWHDELDPLPKPLLVVNIGGPTNHCKYGADLAKQLADMLRKVLWSCGSVRISFSRRTPAKVSEILWQEFSNNTKVYIWDGEGPNPHMGHLAWADAFVITADSVSMLSEACSTRKPVYVIGAERCTWKFADFQKRLRERGVARPFTGKEDISETWSYTPLNDTTEAASRVVNTLAERGWTIGA; this is encoded by the exons ATGAGACCGCTCAGGATCCCTTCTCCGCCAACCGGCGAGTCACCGGTCTTGCCTGGTATCTTCAAAGGCATTATCCGACGGGCAATTGTAATCGGAAATGGATTTGCCGGCGCAGAGAATCAGTGCATCGGCCTGGTTCGCGCTCTTGGCCTCACCTCTCGCTATTCCCTACGT CGGATTATCAGGCCTAGGGGTGGCATTAATAGGTGGCTACATTGGCTACCAGTTTCCATCCACAAAAGAGTCGACTTCCTAATCAGGAGAATCTACGGCGAATCTTGGAGATATGGAGTGAATGTTAATCGGAAACAAGTAGTTCCTTTTTCGAGTGAAAAATTTG ATGTACTAGATGCTGATGCCAAGCAGATTGCATCCATGGCTCGTGATTCATTTGACAG AGAAGGTCCACTCTTGGTGGTTGCATCTGGCCGAGACACCATTCCTACAGCAAGCTCCATAAAATTATTAGCTCCAGATAATGTTTTTGTTGTTCAG ATACAACATCCCAGATCACAGCTGAATAAATTTGATTTGGTTATCACTCCACGCCATGATTATTATCCGTTAACTCCTCAGGCGCAGGAGCAAATACCCTTCCTCTTCCGCAGATGGATAACTCCACGGGAACCTCCTGATAGGCACGTG GTTCTCACTGTAGGAGCCCTTCATCGAGCTGATTCTGCTGCACTGAAAAGTGCAGCTTCTATTTGGCATGATGAATTGGATCCACTTCCAAAGCCCTTGCTTGTTGTCAATATTGGAGGGCCTACTA ATCACTGCAAGTACGGAGCAGATCTTGCAAAACAGCTGGCAGATATGTTGCGGAAAGTTCTTTGGAGTTGTGGAAGTGTTAGAATATCCTTTTCTCGAAGAACTCCTGCGAAG gtttctgagattttatggCAAGAATTCAGTAATAACACTAAGGTTTACATTTGGGACGGTGAAG GTCCAAATCCACATATGGGGCACCTAGCTTGGGCTGATGCTTTTGTAATCACGGCTGATTCCGTGAGTATGTTGAGTGAAGCTTGTAGCACCCG GAAGCCCGTGTATGTAATCGGAGCTGAGAGGTGCACATGGAAGTTTGCTGACTTCCAAAAGAGATTGCGGGAGCGAGGAGTGGCTAGACCATTCACCGGCAAAGAGGAT ATATCTGAAACCTGGAGCTACACTCCCCTGAATGACACTACAGAGGCTGCTAGTCGGGTAGTTAACACGCTCGCTGAACGCGGGTGGACAATAGGAGCATga
- the LOC136208067 gene encoding mitochondrial fission protein ELM1-like isoform X2, with protein sequence MRPLRIPSPPTGESPVLPGIFKGIIRRAIVIGNGFAGAENQCIGLVRALGLTSRYSLRRIIRPRGGINRWLHWLPVSIHKRVDFLIRRIYGESWRYGVNVNRKQVVPFSSEKFDVLDADAKQIASMARDSFDREGPLLVVASGRDTIPTASSIKLLAPDNVFVVQIQHPRSQLNKFDLVITPRHDYYPLTPQAQEQIPFLFRRWITPREPPDRHVVLTVGALHRADSAALKSAASIWHDELDPLPKPLLVVNIGGPTNHCKYGADLAKQLADMLRKVLWSCGSVRISFSRRTPAKVSEILWQEFSNNTKVYIWDGEGPNPHMGHLAWADAFVITADSVSMLSEACSTRKPVYVIGAERCTWKFADFQKRLRERGVARPFTGKEDLSETWSYTPLNDTTEAASRVVNALAERGWTILA encoded by the exons ATGAGACCGCTCAGGATCCCTTCTCCGCCAACCGGCGAGTCACCGGTCTTGCCTGGTATCTTCAAAGGCATTATCCGACGGGCAATTGTAATCGGAAATGGATTTGCCGGCGCAGAGAATCAGTGCATCGGCCTGGTTCGCGCTCTTGGCCTCACCTCTCGCTATTCCCTACGT CGGATTATCAGGCCTAGGGGTGGCATTAATAGGTGGCTACATTGGCTACCAGTTTCCATCCACAAAAGAGTCGACTTCCTAATCAGGAGAATCTACGGCGAATCTTGGAGATATGGAGTGAATGTTAATCGGAAACAAGTAGTTCCTTTTTCGAGTGAAAAATTTG ATGTACTAGATGCTGATGCCAAGCAGATTGCATCCATGGCTCGTGATTCATTTGACAG AGAAGGTCCACTCTTGGTGGTTGCATCTGGCCGAGACACCATTCCTACAGCAAGCTCCATAAAATTATTAGCTCCAGATAATGTTTTTGTTGTTCAG ATACAACATCCCAGATCACAGCTGAATAAATTTGATTTGGTTATCACTCCACGCCATGATTATTATCCGTTAACTCCTCAGGCGCAGGAGCAAATACCCTTCCTCTTCCGCAGATGGATAACTCCACGGGAACCTCCTGATAGGCACGTG GTTCTCACTGTAGGAGCCCTTCATCGAGCTGATTCTGCTGCACTGAAAAGTGCAGCTTCTATTTGGCATGATGAATTGGATCCACTTCCAAAGCCCTTGCTTGTTGTCAATATTGGAGGGCCTACTA ATCACTGCAAGTACGGAGCAGATCTTGCAAAACAGCTGGCAGATATGTTGCGGAAAGTTCTTTGGAGTTGTGGAAGTGTTAGAATATCCTTTTCTCGAAGAACTCCTGCGAAG gtttctgagattttatggCAAGAATTCAGTAATAACACTAAGGTTTACATTTGGGACGGTGAAG GTCCAAATCCACATATGGGGCACCTAGCTTGGGCTGATGCTTTTGTAATCACGGCTGATTCCGTGAGTATGTTGAGTGAAGCTTGTAGCACCCG GAAGCCCGTGTATGTAATCGGAGCTGAGAGGTGCACATGGAAGTTTGCTGACTTCCAAAAGAGATTGCGGGAGCGAGGAGTGGCTAGACCATTCACCGGCAAAGAGGAT TTATCTGAAACCTGGAGCTACACTCCACTGAATGACACTACAGAGGCTGCTAGTCGGGTAGTTAACGCACTCGCTGAACGTGGGTGGACAATACTAGCATGA
- the LOC136208068 gene encoding casparian strip membrane protein 2-like gives MMKNEQNHTIEVAETSSVAKGGVIRDQKGGYLKGFAIFDFILRLSAIAAALAAASTMGISDQTLPFFTQFFQFQASYDNFSTFQFFVIAMALVAGYLVLSLPFSIVSIVRPFAAGIRILLFVFDTVSLFLNAAAAAAAADLVYLAHNGNATTNWLAICNQFGDFCQEVSGSVVAAFASAIILMVLVLISGFTLRRL, from the exons ATGATGAAAAATGAGCAAAATCACACCATTGAAGTTGCAGAGACCAGTTCGGTCGCAAAAGGAGGTGTAATTAGAGACCAAAAAGGAGGTTACTTGAAAGGCTTTGCTATTTTTGACTTCATACTCAGATTATCTGCTATAGCTGCAGCTTTAGCAGCTGCTTCCACTATGGGAATTAGTGACCAAACTCTCCCTTTTTTCACCCAGTTCTTCCAGTTTCAAGCTAGTTATGATAATTTTTCCACTTTTCA GTTTTTCGTGATTGCAATGGCATTAGTTGCTGGATACCTTGTCCTCTCTCTTCCCTTCTCTATTGTATCGATTGTCCGCCCATTTGCAGCCGGGATAAGGATTTTGCTCTTCGTTTTTGACACA GTGTCGCTTTTCCTGAATGCTGCTGCCGCTGCTGCGGCAGCCGACTTAGTGTACTTGGCACACAACGGGAATGCTACGACGAACTGGCTGGCGATATGCAACCAGTTCGGCGATTTCTGCCAGGAAGTGAGCGGATCTGTGGTGGCCGCGTTTGCTTCGGCTATTATCCTCATGGTGTTGGTGCTCATTTCTGGTTTTACTCTTCGAAGactttaa